In a genomic window of Alcanivorax sp.:
- the ccoP gene encoding cytochrome-c oxidase, cbb3-type subunit III, protein MSDFWSWFIIIIVAINLLGCAGLLLWNNQISPEEAAKETTGHSFDGIQERNAPLPRWWLFLFIGTLIFACVYLVLYPGLGKFQGVLNWSSTLQYEKEVALVARQTDPLFEQFAKVPVDELIQYPEALAVGGRLFANNCAICHGSDARGAKGYPNLADDDWLYGGEPEQIITSIAQGRTGMMPPMAAAIGNTDKAVRDMAIYVQSLSRPDLAKDPEKAAAIDRAKPKFAICAACHGQDGKGIQAMGAPNLTDTTWLYGPSLKDIETTIREGRKGEMPKHENLLSEEKIHVIAAYVYSLSNKPAP, encoded by the coding sequence ATGAGTGATTTCTGGAGCTGGTTCATCATCATTATCGTTGCCATCAATCTGCTCGGCTGTGCGGGCCTGTTGTTGTGGAACAATCAGATTTCCCCCGAAGAGGCGGCCAAGGAAACTACTGGCCACAGCTTTGACGGTATCCAGGAACGTAATGCCCCGCTTCCCCGCTGGTGGCTGTTCCTGTTCATCGGCACATTGATCTTCGCATGTGTGTACCTGGTGCTGTATCCCGGTCTTGGCAAGTTCCAGGGGGTGCTGAACTGGAGCAGTACGCTTCAGTATGAAAAGGAAGTCGCGCTGGTAGCGCGGCAGACGGATCCGTTGTTTGAGCAGTTTGCCAAAGTGCCTGTGGACGAACTGATCCAGTACCCGGAGGCTCTGGCCGTCGGTGGCCGTTTGTTTGCCAACAATTGCGCCATTTGCCATGGCTCGGACGCCCGTGGTGCCAAGGGTTACCCGAACCTGGCCGATGATGACTGGCTGTATGGCGGCGAGCCCGAGCAGATCATTACCAGCATCGCCCAGGGCCGCACAGGCATGATGCCGCCCATGGCCGCAGCCATCGGCAATACCGATAAGGCAGTGCGCGATATGGCTATCTATGTGCAAAGCCTGAGCCGGCCGGATCTTGCCAAGGATCCGGAGAAGGCCGCTGCCATCGACCGGGCGAAGCCGAAATTCGCGATCTGCGCCGCGTGCCATGGACAGGACGGCAAAGGGATTCAGGCTATGGGTGCGCCCAATCTCACGGACACCACCTGGCTTTATGGTCCAAGCCTGAAGGACATCGAAACCACTATCCGTGAAGGGCGAAAAGGGGAAATGCCCAAGCATGAAAATCTGCTCAGTGAAGAGAAGATTCATGTCATTGCGGCCTACGTTTACAGCCTGTCCAACAAGCCAGCCCCGTAA
- a CDS encoding cbb3-type cytochrome c oxidase subunit 3, whose product MSYQALFTLVFFVAFIAMTIWVYRPSRKKDYEKLAHMALEADRRKERDEQ is encoded by the coding sequence ATGAGCTATCAAGCCCTGTTTACGCTGGTCTTCTTTGTGGCCTTTATTGCGATGACGATCTGGGTATACCGGCCCAGCCGCAAGAAAGACTACGAAAAACTCGCACACATGGCCCTTGAGGCTGATCGCCGAAAAGAGAGGGATGAGCAATGA
- the ccoO gene encoding cytochrome-c oxidase, cbb3-type subunit II yields MSNAHERVEKNVGLMIVLTLIAVSFGGLAEIVPLFWQKATTEPLETLEPYTALEMEGRDIYIREGCHVCHTQMVRPLRAETERYGAYSVAGEDVWEHPFLWGSKRTGPDLARVGLRPITEQWHREHLRDPRQVVPESNMPAYPWLQENPVDWGDTKRTLRLFKDTFGVPYSDQDITEQLSKIEGEWADATEEDALVAYLLSLGQERKEVAQ; encoded by the coding sequence ATGTCCAATGCCCATGAAAGAGTGGAAAAGAATGTCGGCCTGATGATTGTGCTGACATTGATTGCGGTGAGTTTCGGTGGCCTGGCGGAAATCGTGCCCCTGTTCTGGCAGAAGGCCACCACCGAGCCACTGGAAACCCTTGAGCCCTATACGGCCCTGGAAATGGAAGGCCGCGACATCTATATCCGCGAAGGCTGCCACGTCTGCCATACACAGATGGTGCGTCCCCTGCGTGCGGAAACCGAACGCTACGGCGCCTACTCCGTGGCCGGCGAAGATGTCTGGGAGCACCCCTTCCTGTGGGGTTCCAAACGGACCGGGCCGGATCTGGCCCGCGTGGGGCTGCGTCCGATCACCGAGCAATGGCACCGTGAACATCTTCGCGATCCACGCCAGGTTGTGCCGGAGTCGAATATGCCGGCGTACCCCTGGCTGCAGGAAAATCCCGTGGATTGGGGAGATACCAAGAGGACCTTGCGACTGTTCAAGGACACCTTCGGTGTGCCCTACAGCGATCAGGACATCACTGAGCAGTTGAGCAAGATCGAGGGTGAGTGGGCCGATGCCACGGAAGAAGATGCACTTGTGGCCTATCTGCTTTCCCTGGGCCAGGAACGTAAGGAGGTAGCACAATGA
- the ccoN gene encoding cytochrome-c oxidase, cbb3-type subunit I: protein MENSAVSPPYNYTVVRQFTIMAVVWGIVGMLVGVIIAAQLAWPVLNFELPWFSFGRLRPLHTNAVIFAFGGSALIGTSYYVVQRTCQATLAFPKLAAFSFWGWQAVIVAAAITLPMGYTSSKEYAELEWPIDILITLVWVAYAIVFFATIARRKQPHIYVANWFYGAFIIAVALLHVINNIAIPVSAMKSYSVYSGSIDAMVQWWYGHNAVGFFLTAGFLGMMYYYVPVQAQRPVYSYRLSIVHFWALIAVYMWAGPHHLHYSSLPDWAQSVGMVFSIVLLAPSWGGMINGMMTLSGAWHKLRTDPIIRFMIVALSFYGMSTFEGPMMSIKTVNALSHNTDWTIGHVHSGALGWVAMITIGAIYVMIPRLFDRKQMYSVGWINAHFWLSTIGTVLYIASMWVSGIMQGLMWRAVNADGTLTYNFVQELVERQPFYAIRLLGGVVFFAGMVLMAVNVYKTIVAEHDTHGDDNVLQAA from the coding sequence ATGGAAAATTCAGCGGTTTCGCCACCTTACAACTACACGGTGGTGCGACAATTCACCATCATGGCAGTTGTCTGGGGCATTGTGGGGATGCTGGTGGGGGTCATTATCGCCGCCCAGCTTGCCTGGCCTGTCCTCAATTTCGAGTTACCCTGGTTCAGTTTTGGTCGGTTACGGCCACTGCACACCAACGCGGTAATCTTTGCCTTTGGCGGCTCTGCCCTCATTGGTACCAGTTACTACGTCGTGCAGCGAACCTGTCAGGCCACCCTGGCGTTTCCCAAGCTGGCCGCTTTCAGTTTCTGGGGCTGGCAGGCGGTAATCGTGGCCGCGGCCATCACCCTGCCCATGGGCTACACCAGTAGCAAGGAATACGCGGAGTTGGAATGGCCCATAGACATCCTGATCACCCTGGTCTGGGTGGCCTATGCCATCGTATTCTTCGCCACCATTGCCCGCCGAAAACAACCGCATATTTACGTAGCTAACTGGTTCTACGGCGCCTTTATCATTGCCGTTGCCCTGCTCCATGTGATCAACAACATCGCCATCCCTGTGTCCGCGATGAAATCCTACTCGGTCTACTCCGGGTCCATCGATGCCATGGTGCAGTGGTGGTACGGGCACAATGCGGTGGGCTTTTTCCTGACCGCAGGCTTCCTGGGCATGATGTACTACTACGTGCCGGTACAGGCCCAGCGCCCGGTATATTCCTACCGTCTTTCCATCGTGCATTTCTGGGCCCTGATCGCCGTGTACATGTGGGCCGGCCCGCATCACCTGCACTACTCTTCCCTGCCCGACTGGGCTCAGTCCGTGGGCATGGTGTTCTCCATTGTACTGTTGGCACCCAGCTGGGGCGGCATGATCAATGGCATGATGACCCTGTCCGGGGCCTGGCATAAGTTGCGCACGGATCCGATCATTCGCTTCATGATCGTCGCCCTGTCCTTCTATGGCATGAGCACTTTCGAAGGGCCGATGATGTCCATCAAGACCGTCAACGCGCTCAGCCACAATACCGACTGGACCATCGGCCATGTTCATTCCGGTGCGCTGGGCTGGGTGGCCATGATTACCATCGGGGCTATCTACGTAATGATTCCCCGCCTGTTTGATCGCAAACAGATGTATTCGGTGGGCTGGATCAATGCCCATTTCTGGCTGAGCACCATCGGTACCGTGCTGTATATCGCTTCCATGTGGGTGTCCGGCATCATGCAGGGGCTGATGTGGCGAGCAGTGAATGCAGACGGCACCCTCACCTACAACTTCGTGCAGGAGCTGGTAGAACGGCAACCGTTCTACGCTATCCGCCTGCTCGGCGGGGTGGTTTTCTTCGCCGGCATGGTGCTGATGGCTGTCAACGTCTACAAGACTATCGTTGCAGAACACGATACCCATGGCGACGACAACGTGCTGCAGGCTGCCTGA
- a CDS encoding efflux RND transporter permease subunit: protein MFEKIVRNGTLMTVVVLIITLLGVLAALRIPVQMIPDLEVRTISVVTSWPGATPQDVEKEILIEQEEYLRNLPNLRRMTASASSGEAEIELEFPFGVNITDALIRVNNALSQVPAYPDNVDQPRILSSSFSSNAFMYYRVSPLPDNPRGLDMDMMQDFIDDEVRSRMESVAGVSQVEVRGGAERQVQLLLNAQKLAQFGLTVVDVRDALRERNRDVSGGELESGKRRYLLRTVGRFKDIDSLNELILARSGDSLVRLRDVATVVLDHFPVRSLSRVNGEPVISLAVRRETGSNVIDIKYAMFDQVTQINREVLEPAGMRMALIADDVRYVEASVANVWTNLAIGAVFATLVMFLFLRSVKITAVGVIGIPICTIAAFLGLLLAGRTINVISLAGIAFAIGMTLDNSIVVLESIEIERRKGLDRIRAAVSGIQKVWPAVFASTMTTVLVFLPVVFIQEEAGQLYSDIAIAVSASILVSMLVAMTVIPTLSARLDFSAVVAHDGQHSRWMIALHRLSDRLSSSRPRQVITLLATVLIGGAIVLFLTPPAEYLPEGEEPKTFASMSAPPGYNLSTMAAIADEVEAEFLPLVGADPADYDSGKLAMPPMKYVNMGVDAERLRIIAEPVDPAHMEAMMDAITEIYQRYPGMGAFAARGSIISSNDGGTRSVTLDVAGADLAEIYRAASRLEREAEQVFDNPRIQSQPASLSLAQPLIEVLPRWSRAAEVQFSTEALGFTVAALTDGAYLDEFFLGDDKIDIYAYSHRTGTRPDLAALPGLPVHTPIGATVPLSSLATLKETVDTSVVRRVNGRRTVTLNIIPPRGVALETGVSRVRDMIQQLRDAGEIPDTISITLSGASDQLQATQESLSGNYVVALLLVYLLLVAIFTHWGFPLLIMTTIPLGIASGLLGLALMNGVGALLPVLGLAPLTQPFDMITMLGFLILMGTVVNNPILIVHQATLNFRDNTMSAVDAVSEAVASRLRPIAMTTITTVCGLAPLVLIPGEGTELYRGVGAIVLFGLLGTAIVTITSLPALTALVLSLFQKRS, encoded by the coding sequence ATGTTCGAGAAGATTGTCCGCAATGGCACCCTGATGACCGTGGTGGTGCTGATCATCACCCTGCTCGGCGTTCTGGCGGCCCTGCGTATTCCGGTACAGATGATTCCGGATCTGGAGGTGCGTACCATTTCCGTGGTGACCAGTTGGCCCGGCGCCACCCCCCAGGATGTGGAGAAGGAAATCCTCATCGAGCAGGAGGAATACCTGCGTAACCTGCCCAACCTGCGGAGAATGACGGCCTCCGCTAGCAGCGGTGAAGCGGAAATCGAGCTGGAGTTTCCGTTTGGCGTGAATATCACTGATGCGCTGATCCGGGTCAATAATGCACTCAGCCAGGTCCCCGCCTACCCCGACAACGTGGATCAGCCGCGCATTCTGTCCAGCTCCTTTTCCAGCAACGCCTTCATGTATTACCGCGTCTCTCCCCTGCCCGACAACCCGCGCGGGCTGGATATGGACATGATGCAGGACTTCATTGACGACGAAGTGCGCTCACGAATGGAGAGCGTGGCCGGGGTATCCCAGGTGGAAGTGCGCGGCGGCGCCGAACGCCAGGTTCAGTTACTACTCAATGCCCAGAAACTGGCCCAGTTCGGACTCACCGTGGTGGATGTGCGCGATGCCCTGCGTGAGCGCAACCGGGATGTGTCCGGCGGTGAGCTGGAAAGCGGCAAGCGGCGTTATTTGCTGCGTACCGTGGGACGTTTCAAGGATATCGATAGCCTCAATGAGCTGATTCTGGCGCGCAGTGGCGACTCCCTGGTGCGCCTGCGGGACGTGGCCACGGTGGTGCTGGACCACTTTCCGGTTCGCAGCCTGTCGCGGGTGAATGGTGAGCCGGTGATCAGCCTGGCGGTGCGCCGGGAGACCGGTTCCAATGTCATCGACATCAAGTACGCCATGTTCGATCAGGTGACACAGATCAACCGGGAGGTGCTGGAGCCGGCGGGCATGCGCATGGCGTTGATCGCCGATGATGTGCGCTATGTGGAAGCCTCGGTGGCCAACGTGTGGACCAACCTGGCCATCGGCGCGGTGTTTGCCACCCTGGTCATGTTCCTGTTCCTGCGCTCGGTGAAGATCACCGCCGTGGGCGTGATCGGTATTCCCATCTGCACCATTGCGGCGTTTCTGGGCCTGCTGCTGGCCGGGCGCACCATCAATGTGATTTCCCTGGCCGGGATCGCCTTTGCCATCGGCATGACCCTGGATAATTCCATTGTGGTGCTGGAAAGCATTGAGATAGAACGGCGCAAGGGCCTGGATCGGATTCGCGCCGCGGTGAGTGGTATCCAGAAAGTGTGGCCAGCGGTGTTCGCCTCCACCATGACCACGGTGCTGGTATTCCTGCCGGTGGTGTTCATCCAGGAAGAGGCCGGCCAGCTCTATTCCGACATTGCCATTGCCGTGTCCGCGTCCATTCTGGTCTCCATGCTGGTGGCCATGACGGTGATTCCCACCCTCTCCGCCCGGCTGGATTTCAGTGCGGTGGTGGCCCATGACGGTCAGCACAGCCGCTGGATGATCGCCCTGCACCGCCTTTCCGACCGCTTGTCCAGTAGTCGCCCCCGGCAAGTGATCACCCTGTTGGCCACCGTATTGATTGGTGGCGCCATTGTGCTGTTCCTGACGCCGCCGGCGGAATATCTGCCAGAGGGCGAGGAACCGAAAACCTTTGCCAGCATGAGTGCGCCGCCGGGTTATAACCTCAGCACCATGGCGGCCATCGCCGACGAGGTGGAAGCGGAATTTCTGCCACTGGTGGGCGCCGATCCGGCGGATTATGACTCAGGCAAGTTGGCCATGCCGCCAATGAAGTATGTAAATATGGGTGTGGATGCAGAGCGTCTGCGCATCATCGCCGAGCCGGTGGACCCGGCGCATATGGAAGCGATGATGGATGCCATCACCGAGATCTATCAACGTTATCCCGGCATGGGCGCCTTTGCGGCCCGGGGTTCGATCATATCCAGTAATGACGGCGGCACCCGCAGTGTGACCCTGGATGTGGCCGGCGCGGATCTGGCGGAAATCTACAGGGCGGCCTCACGGCTGGAGCGCGAAGCGGAACAGGTCTTCGATAACCCTCGCATCCAGTCCCAGCCCGCCAGCCTGTCCCTGGCTCAGCCGCTGATAGAGGTTCTCCCGCGCTGGAGTCGCGCCGCCGAAGTGCAGTTTTCCACGGAAGCGCTAGGCTTTACCGTCGCCGCGCTTACCGATGGCGCCTACCTGGATGAGTTTTTCCTGGGTGACGACAAGATCGACATCTATGCCTACAGCCACCGTACCGGCACCCGACCCGATCTGGCCGCCCTCCCCGGCCTGCCGGTGCACACCCCCATCGGCGCCACGGTGCCGCTGTCTTCGCTGGCCACCCTGAAAGAAACCGTGGACACCAGTGTGGTACGGCGGGTCAACGGTCGACGCACGGTGACCCTGAATATCATCCCGCCCCGGGGCGTGGCCCTGGAAACCGGGGTCAGCCGGGTGCGCGACATGATCCAGCAGTTGCGCGATGCGGGAGAGATCCCGGACACTATCAGCATCACGCTGTCCGGGGCCAGTGACCAGTTGCAGGCCACCCAGGAATCCCTGTCCGGTAATTATGTGGTGGCCCTGCTGCTGGTTTACCTGTTGCTGGTGGCCATTTTCACCCACTGGGGGTTCCCGCTGCTGATCATGACCACCATTCCACTGGGCATCGCCAGCGGCCTGCTGGGGTTGGCATTGATGAATGGCGTGGGTGCCCTGCTGCCTGTACTGGGCCTGGCGCCGCTGACTCAGCCGTTCGACATGATTACCATGCTCGGCTTTCTGATATTGATGGGCACGGTGGTCAACAACCCGATCCTGATCGTGCATCAGGCCACGTTGAATTTTCGCGATAACACCATGAGCGCCGTGGATGCGGTAAGCGAAGCGGTGGCCTCACGGCTACGCCCCATCGCCATGACCACCATCACCACGGTCTGCGGCCTGGCGCCGCTGGTACTGATTCCGGGCGAAGGCACCGAGCTTTATCGCGGCGTCGGGGCCATCGTCCTGTTCGGGTTGCTCGGCACCGCCATCGTGACCATCACTTCCCTGCCAGCGCTGACCGCACTAGTGCTTTCCCTTTTCCAGAAGAGGAGCTGA
- a CDS encoding efflux RND transporter periplasmic adaptor subunit, translating into MKITNKDTYVVTVPPVSVATVNLSRSQDALLVNGTLVADRAARLSASVSGLVSKLLVDIGDQVDAGAPLIELDAELTGLELQRARANYQQQQATLADARRRLEEANSLVAKRSIAASEVRSLESEVQVAKSSLAASQAEVARQQALLKRHTLRAPFSGVISAKLTEVGEWLTPGTTVFELVGSDDLHADFAVPQRYFPQISRDTGLEVWLDDENNRPMGAKITAIVPVNDPTARTFTVRASIDEKGLTPGMAINGRLQMLSADARPTVPRDALLRDSQDNVTVWLAEGEDDNLVARRKVVKVAPGQSQQVTILDGLRRGDRVVVRGNESLREGDQILVVE; encoded by the coding sequence ATGAAAATAACCAACAAGGACACGTATGTCGTCACTGTCCCTCCAGTATCCGTGGCTACGGTGAATCTGTCGCGCTCCCAGGATGCGTTGCTGGTTAACGGCACGCTGGTAGCTGATCGTGCCGCCCGGCTTTCCGCGTCAGTGTCCGGTCTGGTGAGCAAATTGCTCGTGGATATTGGCGATCAGGTGGACGCCGGGGCTCCGCTGATTGAGCTGGATGCGGAGCTGACTGGACTCGAGCTGCAGCGCGCCCGCGCCAATTATCAGCAGCAACAGGCCACCCTGGCCGATGCCCGTCGGCGCCTGGAGGAAGCCAACAGCCTGGTAGCTAAACGAAGCATCGCCGCCAGCGAGGTGCGCAGTCTGGAATCCGAGGTTCAGGTAGCCAAGTCATCCCTGGCTGCCAGCCAGGCCGAGGTGGCACGCCAGCAGGCGCTGCTCAAGCGACACACCCTGCGAGCCCCTTTCAGTGGTGTGATCAGCGCAAAACTCACCGAGGTCGGCGAATGGCTCACACCTGGCACCACCGTGTTCGAGCTGGTGGGTAGCGATGATCTGCACGCGGATTTTGCTGTTCCACAACGTTATTTTCCGCAGATTTCCCGAGATACCGGCCTTGAGGTCTGGCTGGACGATGAAAACAACAGGCCCATGGGCGCGAAAATCACCGCCATTGTGCCGGTAAACGACCCTACCGCGAGAACCTTCACGGTGCGGGCCAGTATTGACGAAAAGGGCCTGACTCCGGGGATGGCCATCAATGGCCGGTTACAGATGCTGTCAGCAGATGCTCGCCCCACGGTGCCCCGGGACGCCCTGCTCCGTGACAGCCAGGACAATGTCACCGTCTGGCTGGCCGAGGGGGAAGACGACAATCTGGTGGCGCGCCGCAAGGTGGTCAAGGTTGCGCCGGGTCAGTCCCAACAAGTCACCATTCTGGATGGCTTGCGCCGAGGCGATCGCGTGGTGGTGCGCGGCAACGAGAGTCTGCGCGAGGGTGACCAGATCCTGGTGGTGGAATAA
- a CDS encoding tyrosine-type recombinase/integrase has translation MLELVKIRFDDSNYSWTVIDDHGNPVDEIRDWIVHLEQINLSPNTIQAYARHVARLGTYLHSNSKEITGITVSDYDRFLEWLPYHLSGMADDSSNLAFLSPSLEPAARLGPTVNNQVHLAVKSFYRYLTGREPAFASVAVSNRHQPVDSYKPFLEHINQRRSVRKKDPYLKGDLGSVRKRVTEKRMSPEAVLELIKACSLVRDAFLVTLLYNTGMRIGEALGLRHADVDLADGVIWVIPRSDNENGARAKSKRARAIPVMPYLLEMYEDYITSTEYLAAFESGTEYVFCNVKKGRIGKALSRSYAENLKTYLIKRTGYTFTWHHFRHTHASEAIADGHGLLAVADRLGHASPQTTLDFYKHLFSSEVRKLHLTGPNKLKERLEEFMESGTQLAERGIKWI, from the coding sequence GTGCTGGAACTCGTAAAGATCCGATTTGATGATTCTAACTATTCATGGACCGTTATAGATGATCACGGAAACCCAGTAGACGAGATTCGTGATTGGATCGTGCATCTTGAACAGATCAATCTCTCTCCCAATACAATCCAGGCATATGCACGTCATGTTGCTCGTCTTGGGACTTACCTCCACTCAAACAGTAAGGAAATCACCGGGATAACTGTTTCCGACTATGATCGTTTCCTTGAGTGGCTGCCTTACCATCTGAGTGGTATGGCCGATGATTCCTCAAATCTTGCCTTTCTTTCTCCTTCATTGGAGCCTGCAGCTAGGCTGGGCCCAACGGTGAATAACCAGGTGCACCTGGCCGTTAAGTCCTTTTATCGCTATTTGACAGGCAGAGAGCCTGCTTTTGCATCAGTCGCTGTCAGCAATCGACATCAGCCTGTAGACAGCTATAAGCCTTTCCTTGAACACATCAATCAACGCAGAAGTGTCAGGAAGAAAGATCCTTACCTTAAAGGGGATCTGGGGTCCGTAAGGAAGAGAGTAACTGAAAAAAGGATGTCGCCTGAGGCGGTTCTGGAGCTCATAAAGGCATGCAGCCTGGTCCGCGACGCCTTTCTTGTCACCCTCCTCTACAACACCGGAATGCGGATTGGAGAAGCTTTGGGACTTCGCCATGCTGATGTTGACCTTGCTGACGGTGTTATTTGGGTAATTCCTCGATCTGACAATGAAAATGGGGCCAGGGCCAAATCCAAGCGTGCTAGAGCAATCCCTGTAATGCCTTACCTGCTTGAAATGTACGAAGATTACATTACAAGCACAGAATACCTGGCAGCGTTTGAATCAGGCACGGAATATGTGTTCTGTAATGTTAAGAAAGGCAGGATTGGAAAAGCCCTATCTCGGAGCTACGCCGAGAATCTAAAAACGTATTTAATCAAACGTACGGGCTATACATTTACTTGGCACCACTTTCGCCACACACATGCTAGTGAGGCTATCGCTGATGGGCACGGGTTGCTAGCCGTTGCTGACCGACTTGGGCATGCCAGCCCTCAAACAACTCTCGATTTTTATAAGCACCTCTTTAGTAGTGAGGTTAGAAAATTACATCTGACCGGCCCAAACAAGCTGAAGGAGCGGCTTGAAGAATTTATGGAATCCGGCACCCAATTGGCTGAGCGAGGCATTAAATGGATTTAG
- a CDS encoding tyrosine-type recombinase/integrase, protein MDLELISHDKEGADLYSAQMEARLNAISPVLAQESVWNKSLLDETPCFVNEYIADRSPISFVGIPETPSLEVKLYWANLLSDPRMNSQSIVQRRRLPMSWLMACCENTLQKFGVTCIADIPHPEFPQKGSIGPNKKGHNKDLIAHFMLFDENPNRAMVKIQYTKSGELKEKEYTSPQITVVGDFHKKIIIQRDQFKSLRKRNILLFDDLYSEYHVRYKDLQKQKSSYANLYQFPEWLRDAVREHIVDKVTHGELGPKTLTGYVARLKHFSNFMHETFERPSPSSITDVIIGDMFVDWGNAKGLYGRNWYTDTLAMLATAARKWPDIWPSLTVSGRSSKKIKNVHYKEGLGRLGYAQEGGGRAYSQRIVDELYFAVKHAPSPTPCVFTLIMGAGMRSEDGHAILFDCLDEDPNDADFMLLTFWQSKVSKWNVKPLHKNNKDHAQIINAIEEQRSAVIKRHGKKTKYLFPVFNGTHESFTSPAYTMGEIKKQCVSTGVLSDDGSPLSFSWHPLRHTKGTSMAKDGHDILSIMMELGHASPDMATAYINNRLELKKKALLQNGGGRFYTIEGEVDESVANLLVRKGQIRATRVCGGACTMPAQIGDWCEHANACYTCKHYRADAKDVDFFKNEKGAVINLIEEQQEELVALQENQQSRMSEITGRRLAKNKEIYKRLNDIVSSIEADGQYQGREQQARKTSLEDK, encoded by the coding sequence ATGGATTTAGAGCTGATTTCACATGACAAGGAAGGCGCTGATTTATATTCGGCGCAAATGGAAGCACGTTTAAACGCTATATCACCAGTATTAGCACAAGAAAGTGTATGGAATAAAAGCCTTCTCGATGAGACCCCATGTTTCGTTAATGAATATATAGCCGACCGAAGCCCTATTTCATTTGTTGGAATTCCTGAGACACCTTCACTAGAGGTCAAGCTCTACTGGGCTAACCTTCTTTCTGATCCAAGAATGAATTCGCAGTCTATAGTCCAAAGAAGAAGACTCCCAATGAGCTGGTTGATGGCATGCTGTGAGAATACGCTGCAAAAATTTGGGGTGACATGCATAGCCGATATTCCTCATCCAGAATTCCCACAAAAAGGCTCAATTGGTCCTAACAAGAAAGGCCACAATAAAGATCTGATTGCACATTTTATGTTGTTCGATGAAAACCCTAACAGGGCGATGGTGAAAATACAGTACACTAAGTCGGGCGAGTTGAAGGAAAAGGAATACACCTCCCCACAAATTACTGTTGTTGGCGACTTCCATAAAAAAATAATTATTCAGCGCGACCAATTTAAAAGCCTAAGAAAACGGAATATATTGCTCTTCGATGACTTGTACTCTGAGTATCACGTAAGGTACAAGGATCTCCAGAAGCAAAAAAGTAGCTACGCCAATTTATACCAGTTCCCGGAGTGGTTAAGGGATGCTGTCAGAGAACACATTGTCGACAAGGTCACGCACGGAGAATTGGGCCCCAAAACACTTACCGGCTATGTTGCGAGACTCAAGCATTTTAGTAATTTCATGCATGAGACATTCGAGCGGCCATCTCCCAGCTCAATAACGGATGTTATTATTGGTGATATGTTTGTTGATTGGGGGAACGCAAAAGGCTTGTATGGCAGAAACTGGTATACCGACACACTGGCTATGCTGGCTACAGCAGCCAGGAAGTGGCCTGACATTTGGCCTAGCTTAACTGTTTCAGGTCGATCTTCGAAGAAAATTAAGAATGTGCATTATAAAGAAGGTCTTGGAAGGTTGGGTTATGCGCAGGAAGGCGGTGGCCGTGCTTACTCTCAGAGAATTGTTGATGAGCTCTATTTCGCAGTAAAGCATGCGCCCTCACCTACCCCATGTGTTTTTACTTTGATAATGGGGGCTGGCATGAGGTCTGAAGATGGCCATGCCATTTTGTTTGATTGTCTAGATGAAGATCCGAACGACGCAGATTTCATGCTGCTTACATTCTGGCAGAGCAAAGTTAGCAAGTGGAATGTAAAGCCTTTGCACAAGAATAATAAAGACCATGCTCAGATAATTAACGCGATTGAAGAGCAACGGTCTGCAGTTATTAAACGACACGGAAAGAAGACCAAATACCTTTTCCCTGTATTCAATGGCACTCATGAAAGCTTTACATCGCCCGCCTACACTATGGGCGAAATAAAAAAACAATGCGTAAGCACTGGTGTATTATCTGATGACGGGTCCCCTCTTTCATTTTCCTGGCATCCTCTGAGGCATACCAAAGGCACCTCAATGGCCAAAGATGGCCATGACATATTATCGATTATGATGGAGCTTGGACATGCCAGTCCTGACATGGCCACCGCATATATAAACAACCGGCTTGAGCTCAAGAAAAAAGCCCTTCTGCAAAATGGCGGTGGCCGCTTTTACACAATTGAGGGGGAGGTAGATGAAAGCGTAGCCAACCTCCTCGTAAGAAAAGGTCAGATAAGAGCTACACGGGTGTGTGGCGGCGCTTGTACAATGCCTGCTCAAATTGGTGATTGGTGCGAGCATGCGAATGCTTGCTATACATGCAAACATTACCGCGCTGACGCTAAAGATGTAGATTTCTTTAAGAATGAGAAAGGCGCAGTAATTAATCTGATTGAAGAGCAGCAAGAAGAGCTTGTGGCTTTGCAGGAGAATCAGCAAAGTCGTATGTCTGAAATTACAGGCCGCAGACTTGCTAAAAACAAGGAAATATACAAGCGGCTTAATGACATAGTTTCTTCGATTGAAGCTGATGGCCAGTATCAAGGTCGTGAGCAACAAGCGCGCAAAACCTCACTGGAGGATAAATGA